One Tamandua tetradactyla isolate mTamTet1 chromosome 19, mTamTet1.pri, whole genome shotgun sequence genomic region harbors:
- the TLR10 gene encoding toll-like receptor 10, which produces MILIRNICIFYGIVMSVQGWQPKLTEERELTTNYSSMSLRKVPADLIPTTTTLDLSYNLLFQLLSSDLRSLSKLKVLILCHNRIQQVAIKLFEFNKELRYLDLSYNRLKVVTCHSLTSLRYLDLSFNDFDTVPVCEEFGNMSHLEILGLSGAKIKKSDFCKISHLHLNTVILGLRTLTHYEEGSLPILNTTKLHIFVPMNTNFWVLLRDGIETSKILEMTNIDGKSQFASYETQQKLTLENSKTSTLLLNKVDFLWDDLFLIFQFVWHTSVEYFQIQNVTFGGKVYLNHNSFNYSNTVLRTIKLEHVHFRIFNIPQDRVYLLFTKMDIENLTISHAQMPHMLFPNYPTRFLYLNFASNILTDDLFKNHIQLPHLETLILKGNKLETLSLVSSFANSTSLKHLDLSQNLLQHKNNENCSWPETLVTMNLSSNNFADSVFTCLPRSVQILDLNNNKIQTVPKEIVHMKYLRELNVAFNFLTDFPGCGNFRKLSVLNIEMNLILSPSLGFFQSCQEIRILNARRNPFRCTCELRDFIQLEKISEGMMIGWSDSYICEYPLNLRGTQLKDVHLSELFCNTTLLIVTILVSMLALGIVAAFCCLHFDLLWYLRMLCQWTKTWHEVRKTTQGQLKRAVQFHAFISYSEHNSLWVKNELIPNLEKEDGSVLICLHERNFDPGKSITENIISCIEKSYKSIFVLSQSFVQSEWCHYDLCFAHCNLFHENSNDLIFILLEPIPLYCIPTKYHKLRALMEKKAYLQWPKDRCKCRLFLANLQTAINVNLSETREMCELQTFTELNEESSGSAVSLIRTDQL; this is translated from the coding sequence ATGATACTGATTAGAAACATCTGCATATTTTATGGTATTGTTATGTCAGTGCAGGGCTGGCAACCAAAGCTGACGGAAGAAAGGGAATTGACTACTAACTACTCCAGCATGTCTCTAAGAAAGGTTCCTGCAGATTTGATCCCAACCACAACCACGCTGGATTTATCCTACAATCTCCTTTTTCAACTTCTGAGTTCAGATTTACGTTCTCTCTCCAAACTGAAAGTTTTGATTCTATGCCATAACAGAATCCAACAGGTGGCTATCAAGCTCTTTGAATTCAACAAGGAGTTAAGATATTTAGATTTGTCTTACAACAGGCTGAAAGTTGTAACTTGCCATTCACTGACAAGTCTCAGATACTTAGACCTTTCTTTCAATGACTTTGACACTGTGCCTGTCTGTGAGGAGTTTGGCAACATGTCACATCTGGAAATCCTAGGCTTGAGTggggcaaaaattaaaaaatcagactTCTGCAAGATTTCTCATTTGCATCTAAATACTGTCATCTTAGGCTTGAGAACTCTTACTCATTATGAAGAAGGCAGCCTGCCTATTTTAAACACAACAAAACTTCACATTTTTGTACCAATGAACACAAATTTCTGGGTTCTTTTGCGTGATGGAATTGAGACttcaaaaatattagaaatgacaAATATAGATGGCAAAAGCCAATTTGCAAGTTATGAAACTCAACAAAAGCTTACTTTAGAGAATTCCAAGACATCTACTTTGTTACTTAATAAAGTTGATTTCCTCTGGGATGATCTTTTCCTCATCTTTCAATTTGTTTGGCATACATCAGTGGAATACTTCCAGATCCAAAATGTGACTTTTGGAGGTAAGGTTTATCTCAACCACAATTCATTTAATTACTCAAATACTGTACTGAGAACAATAAAATTGGAGCATgtgcatttcagaatttttaatatCCCACAAGATAGGGTCTATCTGCTTTTTACCAAAATGGATATAGAAAACCTGACTATATCACATGCACAAATGCCACATATGCTTTTCCCTAATTATCCTACAAGATTCCTATATTTAAATTTTGCAAGTAATATCTTGACAGATGACCTGTTTAAAAATCATATCCAATTGCCTCATTTGGAAACACTTATTTTAAAGGGGAATAAATTGGAGACACTTTCTTTAGTGAGTTCCTTTGCTAATAGCACATCCTTGAAGCACTTAGATCTGAGCCAAAATCTATtacagcataaaaataatgaaaattgttCCTGGCCAGAAACTTTGGTCACAATGAACCTGTCATCCAACAACtttgctgattctgttttcaCGTGCTTGCCCAGAAGTGTTCAAATACTTGActtaaataataacaaaattcAAACTGTTCCTAAAGAGATTGTTCATATGAAGTATTTACGAGAACTAAACGTTGCATTTAATTTTCTAACTGATTTCCCTGGGTGCGGTAATTTCAGAAAGCTCTCAGTTCTGAACATTGAAATGAACTTAATTCTTAGCCCATCTCTAGGTTTTTTTCAGAGCTGCCAGGAAATTAGGATTCTAAATGCAAGAAGAAATCCATTCCGATGTACTTGTGAGTTAAGAGATTTCATTCAGCTTGAAAAAATTTCAGAGGGCATGATGATTGGATGGTCAGACTCATACATCTGTGAATACCCTTTGAATCTAAGGGGAACTCAGTTAAAGGATGTTCACCTGTCTGAGTTATTCTGTAACACAACTCTCTTGATTGTCACCATTTTGGTCAGCATGCTGGCTCTGGGGATAGTAGCAGCTTTCTGCTGCCTCCACTTTGATCTTCTTTGGTATCTCAGGATGCTATGTCAGTGGACAAAGACATGGCACGAGGTTAGGAAGACAACCCAAGGACAACTGAAGAGAGCTGTCCAATTCCATGCATTTATTTCTTACAGTGAACACAATTCTCTCTGGGTGAAAAATGAATTGATTCCCAACCTAGAGAAAGAAGATGGTTCTGTATTGATTTGTCTTCATGAGAGAAACTTTGACCCTGGCAAGAGCATTACTGAAAATATTATAAGTTGCATTGAGAAAAGCTATAAGTccatttttgttttgtctcaGAGCTTTGTCCAGAGTGAGTGGTGCCATTATGATCTCTGCTTTGCCCACTGCAATCTCTTCCATGAAAATTCCAATGATCTAATTTTCATCTTGCTGGAACCTATTCCACTCTACTGCATTCCCACCAAGTACCATAAGCTGAGAGCTCTCATGGAAAAGAAAGCATACTTGCAATGGCCCAAGGATAGGTGTAAATGTAGGCTTTTTTTGGCAAACCTTCAGACTGCTATTAATGTTAATTTATCAGAAACCAGAGAGATGTGTGAACTACAGACCTTCACAGAGCTGAATGAAGAGTCCAGTGGTTCTGCGGTGTCTCTGATAAGAACAGACCAACTATAA